One window of Sphingobacteriales bacterium genomic DNA carries:
- a CDS encoding HYR domain-containing protein, whose product MNTLSTYLQTLFFFIFISILGVQTTNAQVSIYSFSQNVGVYTPVIGGTVLGTTANNTQRFVDPSLTVGGTLDTGPGFPIGFDFAYNGVLFDRIGIHTKGWVSLGTTANGVDMASTSIATPLSSSAFISPNYLRSRIAGAGSNLQGQTGSDLRIETTGTAPNRVCVVQWTNYRVGLQSGMNLNFQIRLNEANHTIQVVYGTMTFNSTTNTADVGLGGFTSFDFNNRRTISPHNWNNTSAGITNTSRCTMVNSATPPTSGRTFTWTPAGCQIPYAFSITEYGATTATINFSCANCGNTFIIEYGPSDFTPGSGANPGIGGTVIVVSGTSGVITGLSPLTFYDVYVRQVCGTNYSLNSNPLSFFTRPPNDDVCDAIALNLGLNGTYTNQNATAQSGEQFPPPLGCNVQNGWCPENNIENSIWFVFTPSASGYYAFDCYGFDVQAALYDAVSCSEILNGSAFQVAANDNGSSTQSLGALISPVCLAEGITYYLQTDGYSGATGNLSIQVSYLGLPPPATLTCPENQTGTALFSDCEAFVEIPLPIIVGECAYYNFSNDYTLLQSASAVYPVGTTTVTYSLIESQTPTTCSFTVTVIDPLPSTVQCKDISVELSESGNAVILPADVFDFSESCFNPVSLISVFPEQFTCADLGINTVTLTAQDAMGNTADCNAFISVTDPHPPFASCQNITVNLNSEGVASILPEQLNNNSSDNCGISQFGLSANNFSCIHLGQNSVVLTVTDGAGFSSSCQSVVTVSDLIAPVATCQNISVFLDDTGTASITAAQINNGSSDNCQISLTSASPNVFTCIDLGISTSVLTVSDIAGNSSSCQSVVTVGFQNPPQPVCQNLGVVLDNTGSVSISTAQVFNGSTDVCLTVVPVSVSPENFTCNNLGTNTVTLTAVDAVGNTSSCQAIITVSDNLAPTANCQDLTVSVDISGNATITAAQINDLSADNCQVSSLTIAPNSFSCSDLGQNTVVLTVTDFSGNSSTCSSQVTVADILPPSAFCQDVSVNLDLSGNASITPLQINNGSLDNCGVSGFSVFPENFTCANIGNNIVTLTVSDVSGNTATCQTNVLVVFTAQPDELCQNISVFLNQAGTISISPTEVFIGNTDDCGGISPLAVVPNIFSCSDIGVNLVSLTMTDVQNNTFSCQAEVLVADNLPPIAECQNLTVNLNSSGNAGITPSQINNNSTDNCLISQLNVTPETFTCTNLGQNTVVLTATDSSGHTAACNATVTVADIIPPTALCQNISIDLDLTGNATITAGQINNGSVDNCGIFDSAVNPNTFTCADIGNNTVTLTVTDVSGNTQSCTANVIVVFNAQPDELCQNIAVQLSGSGNASISPNDVFIGNNDECGGISPVSVLPNSFNCTQLGQNTVTLTVSNIIGNTSSCQASVIVQDLIAPVADCQNLNVELNPAGSAVISAAQINNNSSDNCAVGNLSLFPNSFSCGQLGSNTVVLTVSDVSGNTSTCSAVVNVSDNLPPIAGCQNISVFLDNFGSASITATQVNNVSIDNCQISSLNVSPTVFGCAQVGSNTATLTVTDTSGNTATCQSVVQVIFNPPPSNWCQNISVSLNESGSASILPNQIFTGGSDACGAISALSVTPNSFNCSNIGQNTVFLTTTNVVGQTSNCQASVIVSDFIAPAVLCPANIMVGNDLNNCGATLIIPIPSSSDNCNMVSLTNNITGTSNAGGFYNTGLTTVYYLATDNNGNTASCSFTVLVNDIQPPAVNCPANVSVNAIGCSQSINWLPPVVSDNCSVSTVNPNIPSGSVFNVGVSTITYSVSDVWGNTNSCSFTVTLSDITPPNITCPNNISQNTSINNCTATVSWTSPVPSDNCSSSSVSNLTHSPGSTFNAGITTVVYTATDTWGNTASCSFTVTVTDVQPPALECPEDRTVSTSPTTCNAAILIGLPVTSDNCSSVTLTNNFTNAPDASSIYPLGNTVVTYSATDIVGNQSTCSFNVTVIDTHAPTIQCPANITQSLTGTNCFAIVIVPPASALDNCSASTLTNSLTGTANASGAYLLGPTTVVFTATDQVGNSSTCSFTVLVQDITAPFLPACPSNISTTVPSGICTATATWNTPFANDNCSPLTVTPSIPSGSTFNTGTTTVIYTAADSWGNSSTCSFTVTVVDNQPPTITCPPNMTSCSNYPTWPLPQYSDACVVSALTANKTQGAYMAPGLNTVTYTVTDGSGNTATCSFSINVAPPISIILSTSNYGLHNVSCNGGSNGIITALVGFGGVAPFSYLWSNGSTSNLLNNLTAGTYSVTVTDAIGCSGQNIVTLTQPPPIICSMTTTPASCLGMATGAASVSVSGGGAFLTYHWSGPNGAMGGVTNSQNNLLPGVYQVTATTTSGCTCITSGTVGALSSTSSLTGSMTTTSGGFPPFVFNVSNISFSGGSIPYTFAWITAGYVQYSSGSTGVSVIYTDASYWSVTISDNNPCTEGTLIFSNAPDVNTGVLSIINVTTNGDTGNSNGSISLTVVGGNPCPTGNAYNFSWAGPTNWLPAGSTNSPNISGLPSGWYILTVNDCGPDGIPNSGDEQVSYGYYWIPKAIRGRGKIPENAVMEIFPNPVADLNTLAFVLPETELVQVWLYDLTGRRIACLFEGQANGFEPQSIKFGKEIFASSGIYFCRLETASGYTEQKRVVVIK is encoded by the coding sequence ATGAATACACTCTCTACCTATTTACAAACCCTGTTTTTTTTTATTTTCATCTCAATTCTGGGGGTACAAACTACAAATGCACAGGTCAGTATATACAGTTTTTCTCAAAATGTTGGAGTTTATACACCCGTTATAGGTGGAACCGTTTTGGGAACAACAGCCAACAATACTCAAAGATTTGTTGACCCTTCCCTTACAGTCGGTGGTACTTTAGATACCGGCCCTGGTTTTCCGATTGGATTTGATTTTGCATATAACGGAGTTTTGTTCGACCGGATTGGCATTCATACTAAAGGATGGGTCAGTTTAGGAACGACTGCAAACGGAGTTGATATGGCCTCTACTTCCATTGCAACTCCGCTTTCTTCATCTGCTTTTATTTCACCCAACTATTTGCGCAGTAGAATTGCGGGAGCCGGTTCGAATTTGCAGGGGCAAACCGGATCAGACTTAAGAATTGAAACAACAGGAACTGCCCCGAACCGGGTCTGTGTTGTTCAATGGACAAATTACCGGGTTGGCTTGCAATCCGGCATGAACCTGAATTTCCAAATCAGGTTGAATGAGGCGAACCATACTATTCAGGTTGTATATGGCACGATGACATTTAACAGTACTACAAATACAGCAGATGTCGGGTTAGGCGGTTTTACTTCTTTTGACTTTAACAATCGCAGAACCATTTCTCCACATAACTGGAACAACACATCTGCCGGTATTACCAACACTTCCCGGTGTACGATGGTGAATTCGGCGACTCCCCCAACATCCGGACGCACTTTTACCTGGACTCCTGCCGGTTGTCAGATACCTTATGCCTTTTCAATCACTGAGTATGGTGCTACAACAGCAACCATTAATTTTTCCTGTGCCAATTGCGGCAATACTTTTATTATAGAATACGGTCCCTCCGATTTCACACCGGGATCCGGTGCAAATCCGGGTATTGGAGGTACAGTAATTGTTGTATCAGGTACATCCGGAGTAATTACCGGACTTTCTCCGCTTACATTTTACGATGTTTATGTTCGTCAGGTATGTGGAACTAATTATAGTTTAAACTCGAATCCTTTGAGCTTTTTTACACGTCCTCCCAATGACGATGTATGCGATGCAATTGCACTGAATTTAGGGTTAAACGGAACCTATACCAACCAAAACGCTACTGCTCAATCAGGTGAGCAGTTTCCGCCTCCATTAGGATGTAATGTCCAAAATGGATGGTGTCCTGAAAACAATATTGAAAACTCAATATGGTTTGTTTTTACCCCCTCAGCATCGGGTTATTATGCCTTTGATTGTTATGGTTTCGATGTACAGGCTGCATTGTATGATGCTGTTTCCTGTTCTGAAATATTAAACGGTTCCGCTTTTCAGGTAGCGGCAAATGATAACGGCAGTTCAACTCAAAGTCTGGGAGCTTTGATAAGCCCCGTTTGTCTTGCCGAAGGAATTACTTACTATCTTCAAACAGACGGATATTCTGGCGCTACCGGAAATCTTAGTATTCAGGTCAGCTATCTCGGTTTGCCACCGCCTGCTACATTAACTTGTCCTGAGAATCAAACAGGAACTGCTTTGTTCAGCGATTGTGAAGCTTTCGTTGAAATTCCTCTGCCCATTATTGTTGGAGAATGTGCTTATTACAATTTTTCAAACGATTATACTTTGTTGCAATCCGCCAGCGCAGTTTACCCTGTGGGTACTACGACTGTTACTTATTCACTGATTGAATCACAAACACCAACTACCTGTAGTTTTACTGTAACAGTAATAGATCCACTGCCTTCAACAGTACAATGCAAGGACATTTCCGTTGAATTGAGTGAATCCGGTAATGCTGTTATTCTTCCTGCAGATGTCTTTGATTTTAGCGAGAGTTGTTTTAATCCGGTTTCATTGATTTCAGTTTTCCCCGAACAATTTACCTGTGCTGATTTAGGGATCAATACCGTTACTTTAACTGCTCAGGATGCTATGGGGAATACGGCAGATTGTAATGCTTTTATTTCAGTTACTGACCCTCATCCACCTTTTGCTTCCTGCCAAAACATAACGGTCAATTTAAATTCTGAAGGAGTGGCCTCCATTTTGCCCGAACAGCTTAATAACAATAGTTCGGACAATTGCGGGATTTCTCAATTTGGATTGTCTGCAAATAATTTTTCCTGTATCCATCTTGGACAAAATTCTGTGGTTTTGACAGTAACTGATGGTGCTGGATTTTCCTCTTCTTGTCAGTCTGTTGTTACTGTTTCAGATTTAATAGCTCCCGTTGCTACTTGTCAGAATATTTCCGTTTTTCTGGATGACACCGGAACAGCTTCGATAACAGCAGCACAAATCAACAACGGAAGTTCTGATAATTGTCAGATTTCTCTTACTTCCGCCTCACCAAATGTGTTTACCTGTATTGATTTAGGAATTAGTACTTCGGTTCTGACTGTTTCTGATATTGCCGGCAACAGTTCTTCATGTCAGTCGGTTGTAACTGTAGGGTTTCAAAATCCCCCACAGCCTGTTTGTCAAAACTTAGGAGTGGTACTCGACAATACAGGAAGTGTTTCCATCTCTACGGCTCAAGTTTTTAATGGCAGCACAGATGTTTGCCTCACAGTTGTTCCGGTATCTGTATCTCCTGAAAATTTTACCTGCAATAATTTGGGAACCAATACAGTTACCCTCACGGCGGTTGATGCAGTTGGCAATACTTCTTCCTGTCAGGCCATTATTACTGTAAGTGACAATCTTGCACCAACTGCTAATTGTCAGGATTTAACTGTTTCTGTAGATATATCCGGAAATGCAACTATTACCGCAGCTCAGATTAACGATTTGAGTGCTGATAATTGTCAGGTTAGCTCATTAACTATTGCTCCAAATTCGTTTTCTTGTTCTGACTTAGGTCAAAATACAGTGGTTTTGACTGTTACCGATTTCTCGGGAAACAGCTCAACATGCTCTTCACAAGTTACGGTTGCAGATATTTTACCACCCTCAGCTTTTTGTCAGGACGTTAGTGTCAATTTAGACCTTTCAGGAAATGCTTCTATAACCCCTTTACAAATCAACAATGGTAGTCTGGATAATTGCGGTGTTTCCGGATTTTCTGTATTTCCAGAAAATTTTACCTGCGCCAATATTGGGAATAATATAGTTACATTAACGGTTTCTGACGTTTCGGGGAACACTGCAACTTGTCAGACAAATGTTCTGGTAGTGTTTACTGCACAACCGGACGAGCTTTGCCAGAATATTTCCGTGTTTTTGAATCAAGCCGGAACCATTTCCATTTCTCCAACTGAAGTGTTTATTGGTAACACTGACGATTGCGGTGGAATTAGCCCACTTGCAGTTGTCCCAAATATTTTTTCCTGTTCTGATATTGGTGTCAATTTGGTTTCTCTGACCATGACGGATGTTCAAAACAATACTTTTTCTTGTCAAGCTGAAGTATTGGTCGCTGATAACCTGCCTCCAATAGCTGAATGTCAGAACCTGACTGTAAATTTAAACAGTTCAGGAAATGCAGGCATTACTCCATCTCAAATCAATAATAATAGCACAGACAATTGCCTGATCTCCCAACTAAATGTTACCCCTGAAACGTTTACCTGTACAAATTTGGGTCAAAATACAGTAGTTTTAACAGCAACAGACAGTTCGGGACATACTGCTGCCTGCAATGCCACTGTAACAGTCGCGGATATTATACCGCCTACGGCTTTGTGCCAGAATATAAGCATTGATTTAGATCTGACGGGGAATGCTACAATCACCGCCGGTCAAATCAATAACGGAAGTGTTGATAATTGCGGCATTTTTGACTCTGCTGTTAATCCAAATACTTTTACCTGTGCCGATATTGGAAACAATACTGTAACACTTACAGTTACGGATGTGTCAGGAAATACGCAATCCTGTACAGCTAATGTGATTGTTGTTTTTAATGCCCAACCGGATGAGTTGTGTCAAAACATTGCGGTACAACTTTCAGGAAGTGGAAACGCTTCTATATCCCCCAATGATGTTTTTATCGGCAATAACGATGAATGTGGAGGTATCAGCCCAGTGTCTGTTCTACCCAATAGTTTTAACTGCACCCAATTAGGGCAAAATACGGTAACTCTTACTGTAAGCAATATTATTGGCAACACCTCTTCTTGTCAGGCTTCCGTTATAGTACAAGACTTAATAGCACCGGTTGCTGATTGTCAGAATTTAAATGTTGAATTAAATCCGGCAGGAAGTGCGGTGATTAGTGCCGCTCAAATAAACAACAACAGTTCAGATAATTGCGCTGTAGGCAATTTGAGCCTTTTTCCAAATAGCTTCTCATGTGGCCAATTAGGAAGCAACACAGTTGTACTGACAGTTTCTGATGTGTCGGGAAACACGTCAACATGTTCAGCAGTGGTTAATGTTTCTGACAATTTACCCCCAATTGCAGGTTGTCAGAACATCAGTGTATTTTTAGATAACTTCGGAAGTGCAAGTATCACTGCAACACAGGTAAACAATGTCAGTATAGATAATTGTCAAATAAGTTCCCTGAATGTTTCTCCTACAGTATTCGGCTGTGCTCAGGTAGGCAGCAATACAGCAACGTTAACGGTTACTGATACATCGGGCAATACAGCTACCTGTCAGTCAGTAGTGCAGGTTATTTTTAACCCTCCTCCATCAAATTGGTGTCAAAACATTTCTGTCAGTCTGAATGAATCAGGTTCTGCTTCAATATTGCCAAATCAGATATTTACAGGAGGATCAGATGCTTGCGGGGCAATTTCTGCATTGTCTGTTACGCCAAACAGTTTTAATTGTTCGAATATTGGGCAAAACACGGTCTTCCTTACGACAACTAATGTAGTCGGTCAGACCTCAAATTGTCAGGCATCTGTGATTGTTAGCGATTTTATAGCTCCGGCAGTCCTATGTCCGGCAAATATAATGGTGGGTAATGATTTAAATAATTGTGGGGCTACACTTATTATTCCAATTCCTTCTTCGTCAGACAATTGCAATATGGTTTCCTTAACTAACAATATTACCGGAACAAGCAATGCCGGAGGGTTTTACAACACCGGTTTAACAACAGTGTATTATCTGGCAACAGATAATAATGGAAATACGGCCTCCTGCTCTTTTACGGTTTTGGTCAATGATATTCAGCCTCCTGCAGTCAATTGTCCGGCAAATGTTTCCGTCAATGCTATCGGTTGTTCACAGTCAATCAACTGGCTCCCTCCGGTTGTTTCAGACAATTGCTCCGTTTCAACAGTTAATCCCAATATACCATCCGGTTCTGTCTTTAATGTTGGTGTTTCAACCATCACTTATTCAGTTTCAGATGTTTGGGGAAATACGAATAGTTGTAGTTTTACAGTCACTCTCTCCGATATAACCCCTCCCAACATTACCTGCCCGAACAATATCAGTCAAAATACTTCGATAAACAATTGCACTGCGACGGTGAGTTGGACCTCCCCTGTTCCTTCAGATAATTGTAGTTCCAGTTCTGTGAGCAATTTAACTCATTCTCCGGGTAGTACTTTCAATGCCGGTATAACTACTGTTGTATATACAGCAACTGATACCTGGGGTAATACAGCTTCTTGTTCTTTTACGGTAACTGTAACCGATGTTCAGCCTCCTGCTTTGGAATGTCCTGAAGACCGGACAGTCAGTACCTCTCCAACTACCTGCAATGCCGCCATATTGATAGGATTGCCTGTTACCTCCGATAATTGTAGCAGTGTAACACTAACTAATAATTTTACCAATGCACCGGATGCCAGCAGTATTTATCCTTTGGGTAATACTGTGGTTACTTATTCAGCAACTGATATTGTTGGAAACCAATCAACTTGTTCATTTAATGTTACCGTAATTGATACTCATGCACCAACCATTCAATGCCCGGCGAATATCACCCAATCTTTAACAGGCACCAATTGTTTTGCTATTGTCATAGTTCCTCCTGCCTCAGCATTGGATAATTGTTCTGCTTCAACTTTAACCAATAGCCTGACAGGCACTGCAAACGCCAGCGGCGCTTATTTGTTAGGTCCGACCACCGTTGTTTTTACAGCCACCGATCAGGTTGGCAATTCTTCAACTTGTTCCTTTACCGTTTTGGTTCAGGATATTACCGCTCCATTCCTTCCAGCTTGCCCTTCTAATATTTCTACTACAGTTCCCTCCGGTATTTGTACGGCAACTGCAACCTGGAATACTCCCTTTGCAAATGACAATTGTTCACCTTTGACAGTTACTCCGTCAATCCCTTCAGGAAGTACTTTTAATACCGGAACAACAACTGTAATTTATACAGCCGCAGATTCATGGGGCAATTCCTCAACTTGCTCATTTACCGTTACTGTGGTGGACAATCAGCCCCCCACAATTACTTGCCCTCCTAATATGACATCCTGTAGCAATTATCCTACATGGCCTTTACCACAATACAGCGATGCTTGTGTTGTAAGCGCTCTGACTGCAAACAAAACGCAAGGAGCATATATGGCACCTGGGTTGAATACGGTAACATATACAGTAACTGATGGTAGTGGAAACACGGCAACTTGTTCTTTTTCAATTAATGTAGCCCCTCCTATTTCCATCATATTAAGTACTTCTAATTATGGATTACACAATGTTTCCTGTAATGGCGGCTCGAATGGTATTATTACAGCCTTAGTCGGGTTCGGGGGAGTAGCACCTTTTAGTTATTTATGGTCAAACGGCTCAACCTCCAACTTATTGAACAACCTGACTGCTGGAACTTACAGCGTTACGGTAACAGATGCCATAGGTTGCAGTGGGCAAAACATAGTTACCCTGACCCAACCCCCTCCAATTATATGTTCAATGACAACCACGCCTGCATCTTGTTTGGGAATGGCGACAGGTGCGGCAAGTGTAAGTGTTTCAGGCGGTGGTGCGTTTCTTACTTATCATTGGAGCGGACCGAACGGTGCGATGGGTGGTGTTACTAACAGTCAAAACAACCTGCTGCCCGGTGTTTATCAGGTAACTGCTACTACTACAAGTGGCTGTACATGTATTACTTCAGGAACTGTAGGTGCTTTATCTTCTACGTCATCTTTGACCGGTAGCATGACTACCACTTCCGGAGGATTTCCGCCTTTTGTGTTCAATGTCAGCAATATCAGTTTTTCGGGTGGCAGTATTCCCTACACCTTTGCCTGGATTACAGCCGGATATGTGCAGTACTCTTCGGGCAGTACGGGTGTTTCGGTCATCTATACCGATGCATCGTATTGGAGCGTTACCATTTCCGATAACAATCCCTGTACCGAAGGAACTTTAATTTTCAGCAATGCACCTGATGTGAATACAGGAGTTTTATCTATAATTAATGTAACTACGAATGGAGATACAGGCAACAGTAATGGCAGTATATCGCTGACTGTTGTTGGAGGAAACCCATGCCCCACCGGGAATGCTTATAACTTTTCGTGGGCAGGCCCAACAAACTGGCTTCCTGCCGGAAGTACAAATAGCCCCAATATCTCAGGGCTTCCTTCCGGTTGGTACATTTTAACCGTAAATGATTGTGGGCCGGATGGAATCCCCAATTCAGGAGACGAGCAAGTGAGTTATGGATATTATTGGATTCCTAAAGCCATCAGGGGACGTGGAAAAATCCCGGAAAACGCTGTCATGGAAATATTTCCAAATCCAGTTGCCGATTTAAATACTTTGGCTTTTGTGTTACCAGAAACTGAGCTTGTTCAGGTATGGTTATATGACCTGACCGGAAGGCGGATTGCCTGTTTGTTTGAAGGACAAGCTAATGGGTTTGAACCTCAATCAATTAAATTTGGCAAAGAAATTTTTGCTTCATCCGGAATTTATTTTTGCCGTCTTGAAACTGCCTCCGGTTATACCGAGCAAAAAAGGGTAGTTGTAATAAAATAA
- a CDS encoding DUF1571 domain-containing protein, which translates to MKQFRLLATIILLSSFGFTSVPNSSATKEVIDKMFLAIDNTKTMQYTFHQKERMIKGWNIAETFTKAHLNPLKVYLKTTADGGHIEVLYSHGERGGKALIKPNGFPYVNVKLLPTSKQMMSTQHHTILSIGFGKLKRIVQDAMKRSMAENGFEQVFKLTGSTTYDGKDCHVLQITDPTFNFVNYTVKAGENLYDIAKAKNIAEYMIMERNPGVDDYYDIKAGQVLKIPTSYAKKTTLYVDKKSNLPIFQKMEDDKGLFEQYEFKNVKVNPLFSVAEFSEGWSDYGF; encoded by the coding sequence ATGAAGCAATTTCGCCTGCTTGCCACAATTATCTTGCTTTCTTCTTTTGGATTTACCTCTGTTCCCAACAGTTCGGCCACTAAAGAAGTCATTGACAAAATGTTTCTTGCAATAGACAACACCAAAACAATGCAATACACTTTTCATCAAAAAGAACGCATGATCAAGGGATGGAATATAGCTGAAACTTTTACAAAAGCCCATTTAAACCCCTTGAAAGTATATTTAAAAACTACCGCAGATGGAGGACATATTGAAGTATTGTATTCACATGGTGAAAGAGGTGGTAAAGCACTTATCAAACCCAACGGGTTTCCTTATGTCAATGTCAAGTTATTGCCAACAAGCAAACAAATGATGAGTACTCAACACCACACAATTTTGTCAATTGGTTTTGGAAAACTGAAACGAATCGTTCAGGATGCCATGAAAAGATCAATGGCAGAAAACGGCTTCGAACAAGTGTTTAAACTGACCGGATCTACGACCTATGATGGTAAGGATTGTCATGTCCTGCAAATAACCGACCCTACTTTTAACTTTGTCAACTATACAGTCAAGGCTGGTGAAAATCTTTACGATATAGCAAAAGCTAAAAACATAGCGGAATATATGATTATGGAAAGGAACCCTGGTGTAGATGATTATTATGACATCAAAGCCGGTCAGGTTCTTAAAATCCCCACTTCTTACGCAAAAAAAACTACGTTATATGTAGATAAAAAATCCAACCTTCCAATTTTTCAAAAAATGGAAGATGATAAAGGGTTGTTTGAACAATACGAATTTAAAAACGTCAAGGTAAACCCGCTGTTTAGTGTGGCAGAATTTAGTGAAGGATGGAGCGATTATGGTTTTTAA